The Ornithinimicrobium faecis genome includes a window with the following:
- a CDS encoding DUF3618 domain-containing protein, whose product MADKKAPTRSQKEIEAELSATRERLTRTVDELAFRVSPAELKRRQIVALKAKANDAAFTPTGEPRYDRLATGLIAVAGVAIVLGLARRVFHKG is encoded by the coding sequence ATGGCCGACAAGAAGGCTCCGACTCGCTCCCAGAAGGAGATTGAGGCTGAGCTGTCCGCGACTCGCGAGCGGCTCACCCGCACCGTGGATGAGTTGGCCTTCCGCGTCAGCCCCGCGGAGCTCAAGCGCCGGCAGATTGTCGCGCTGAAGGCCAAGGCCAACGACGCGGCCTTCACCCCGACCGGTGAACCGCGCTATGACCGCCTCGCCACCGGCTTGATCGCCGTCGCTGGAGTCGCCATCGTGCTGGGCCTGGCCCGGCGCGTCTTCCACAAGGGGTGA
- the bcp gene encoding thioredoxin-dependent thiol peroxidase, giving the protein MSRLEPGQQAPQFTLPDANGNEVSLSDFAGRKVIIYFYPAAMTPGCTTQACDFRDNLAVLEQHGYAVLGVSPDSPEKLAKFTDKESLTFPVLGDEDKAVLTAYGAFGEKKLYGKTVTGVIRSTIVVDEQGVVELAKYNVKATGHVAMLAKALNVSL; this is encoded by the coding sequence ATGTCCCGCCTCGAGCCCGGCCAGCAGGCACCACAGTTCACTCTGCCCGACGCAAACGGCAACGAGGTGTCGTTGAGCGACTTCGCCGGCCGCAAGGTGATCATCTACTTCTATCCCGCCGCGATGACCCCCGGTTGCACCACCCAGGCCTGCGACTTCCGCGACAACCTGGCCGTCCTGGAGCAGCACGGTTATGCCGTGCTCGGGGTCTCCCCCGACTCCCCCGAGAAACTGGCCAAGTTCACCGACAAGGAATCCCTGACCTTCCCGGTGCTGGGCGATGAGGACAAAGCCGTGCTCACGGCATACGGCGCCTTCGGGGAGAAGAAGCTCTATGGCAAGACCGTCACCGGCGTGATCCGCTCGACGATCGTGGTCGACGAGCAGGGCGTGGTGGAGCTGGCGAAATACAACGTCAAGGCGACCGGTCACGTGGCGATGCTGGCCAAGGCCCTCAACGTCAGTCTCTGA
- a CDS encoding IS110 family transposase produces the protein MFTERTSVGLDVHARSVAAAAIDGETGELIQARLSPGKKQITDWLKALPGPVAVTYEAGPTGFDLYRALSSAGIRCEVAAPSRLQRPSGDRVKTDARDAVHLARLLRLDEISSVAIPTVDQEAARDLTRAREDARGDLMTARHRLSKLLLRYGIVYSGGSAWTGKHDAWLRTEAFAGLSTRATRLTFDANYDNVLTTLARRDRLNVHIEELAADSEFTPVVRRLCCLRGIATLTGFALAVEIGDWHRFTGKTIGSFVGLVPSEHSSGNSRSQGPITKTGNTHVRRMLVEAAWHHQPRYRIGKTMLDRWDLAPAAARARGDAGNRRLHARWVTFIERKKKPTIANVAIARELAGWCWSLAVLDE, from the coding sequence GTGTTTACCGAGCGTACGAGTGTTGGGCTCGACGTGCACGCCAGATCTGTCGCTGCAGCGGCGATCGACGGCGAGACGGGCGAGCTGATCCAGGCGAGACTCTCCCCTGGTAAGAAGCAGATCACCGACTGGCTCAAGGCGTTGCCTGGCCCGGTCGCGGTGACGTATGAGGCCGGCCCGACCGGGTTCGACCTGTACCGTGCGTTGAGCTCGGCCGGGATCCGGTGCGAGGTCGCTGCCCCGTCAAGGTTGCAGAGGCCTTCTGGCGACCGGGTCAAGACCGACGCCAGGGACGCGGTCCACCTGGCCAGGTTGCTACGCCTGGATGAGATCAGCTCGGTGGCGATCCCGACGGTGGACCAGGAAGCGGCCCGGGACCTGACCCGGGCCCGCGAAGACGCCCGTGGTGACCTGATGACGGCCCGGCACCGGCTGTCCAAACTGCTCCTGCGCTACGGCATCGTCTACTCCGGCGGGTCCGCGTGGACCGGCAAGCACGACGCCTGGCTACGCACCGAGGCCTTCGCTGGGCTGAGCACCCGGGCGACCCGGCTGACGTTCGACGCCAACTACGACAACGTCCTGACCACCTTGGCCCGCCGGGACCGCCTCAATGTCCACATCGAGGAGTTAGCCGCCGACAGTGAGTTCACCCCCGTGGTGCGACGACTGTGTTGCCTGCGGGGCATCGCCACGCTGACCGGGTTCGCCCTGGCCGTCGAGATCGGTGACTGGCACCGGTTCACCGGCAAGACCATCGGCTCCTTCGTCGGACTGGTACCTTCCGAGCACTCCTCGGGCAACTCCCGCTCCCAGGGGCCGATCACCAAGACCGGCAACACCCACGTGCGGCGGATGCTGGTCGAGGCTGCCTGGCACCACCAGCCCAGGTACCGGATCGGCAAGACCATGCTGGACCGGTGGGACCTGGCCCCCGCAGCTGCGCGGGCCCGCGGTGACGCCGGGAACCGGCGGCTGCACGCCCGATGGGTGACCTTCATCGAGCGGAAGAAGAAGCCCACCATCGCCAACGTCGCCATCGCCCGCGAGCTCGCCGGCTGGTGCTGGTCCCTGGCGGTGCTCGACGAATAG
- a CDS encoding TIGR03086 family metal-binding protein codes for MITTHSLLSQHAEAMHTATTYVSQVRQSDLVRPTPCSDWDLAALLAHMVGQHRGFTRAAQNGYAPKRAYAPERFTHERWLDSAFGLLGAFAGANPEDGIIEVELHPTRLLPYATVVGAQLLDTVVHTWDVARSIDMPFTPTDELAAEVLRVAETVPDNAARKRRGSAFSPAITADPVDSTWEEALRLLGRDPHL; via the coding sequence ATGATCACTACGCACAGCCTGCTCTCGCAGCACGCAGAGGCGATGCACACCGCGACCACGTATGTCAGCCAGGTCCGACAGAGCGACCTCGTGCGGCCAACCCCGTGCTCAGACTGGGATCTTGCTGCTCTGCTGGCTCACATGGTCGGGCAACACCGCGGCTTCACGCGGGCCGCTCAGAACGGTTACGCCCCCAAGAGGGCCTACGCCCCCGAGCGGTTCACCCACGAGCGCTGGCTCGATTCCGCGTTCGGCCTCCTCGGTGCGTTCGCCGGCGCGAACCCGGAGGACGGCATCATCGAGGTCGAGCTGCACCCCACCCGGCTGCTGCCCTACGCGACGGTCGTTGGAGCCCAACTGCTCGACACGGTGGTCCACACCTGGGACGTGGCTCGCTCGATCGACATGCCCTTCACACCGACGGACGAGCTCGCGGCCGAGGTGCTGCGCGTCGCCGAGACTGTGCCGGACAACGCTGCTCGCAAGCGCCGGGGGTCAGCGTTCTCTCCGGCCATCACGGCAGATCCGGTGGACTCGACTTGGGAGGAGGCCCTGAGGCTTCTCGGCCGCGACCCCCATCTGTGA
- a CDS encoding class I SAM-dependent methyltransferase, translating to MPDAEFDDPRLAPLYDILDPDRSDLDTYLAVADEIGARSVLDVGCGTGTFGILLAQRGIEVTGVDPAGASLDVARGKEYAEHVTWVHGDATALPPLQVDLATMTANVAQVFLTDDAWAQTLEAVHAALRPGGHLAFESRVPAVRGWEGWTPESTRATTDVPGLGPLTEWMEVTDVREDPLLVSFTAHNEFPGGSDVVSASTLRFRSQEEFESSLVAAGFEGVQVGDLPYAPGRGWLVRARRPLSTD from the coding sequence ATGCCCGACGCCGAGTTTGACGACCCACGCCTCGCCCCGCTCTACGACATCCTCGACCCCGACCGCAGTGACCTGGACACCTACCTGGCCGTCGCCGACGAGATCGGTGCCCGATCGGTGCTGGACGTCGGCTGCGGGACCGGCACCTTCGGCATACTGCTGGCGCAGCGAGGGATCGAGGTGACTGGGGTCGACCCGGCGGGTGCCAGCCTGGACGTGGCCCGGGGCAAGGAGTATGCCGAGCACGTCACCTGGGTGCACGGTGACGCCACGGCGCTGCCGCCGCTGCAGGTGGACCTCGCCACGATGACGGCGAACGTCGCCCAGGTCTTCCTCACCGATGATGCCTGGGCGCAGACCCTCGAGGCGGTCCACGCGGCACTGCGACCTGGCGGGCACCTGGCCTTCGAGAGCCGGGTGCCGGCCGTGCGCGGGTGGGAGGGCTGGACCCCGGAGAGCACGCGCGCGACCACGGACGTGCCCGGGCTGGGCCCGTTGACCGAGTGGATGGAGGTGACCGACGTGCGCGAGGACCCGCTGCTGGTCAGTTTCACCGCGCACAACGAGTTCCCGGGCGGGAGCGATGTGGTGTCCGCCTCGACGCTGCGTTTCCGGTCCCAGGAGGAGTTCGAGTCCTCGTTGGTCGCGGCCGGGTTCGAGGGCGTGCAGGTCGGGGACCTGCCGTATGCGCCGGGGCGCGGCTGGCTGGTGCGTGCGCGCCGCCCGTTATCCACAGATTGA
- a CDS encoding MFS transporter — MTTPAEHPGPDHSGPDHSGHARPIGPAFALVAAILIAINLRPGASSVGPVLEELTAGLGMSTAVAGFVTALPGLCFGAVGAIAVLVARRIGMTTGIVLGLVSVVLGLIVRATVDNTAAFLALTTLALGGAAIGNVLVPAWIKRQPRDVRLMTAYSVGLTAGGALASALVAPISSGSSLGWRAGLGVWGLLALAAVVPWTVIALRERKTPGGRGSRSRTDHAGRIYRSPSAIALAVILGVQSMNAYIQFGWLPQIYRDAGLSAGYAGLLMSLLTSLTLIGALIMPTVIARSPSLHPWMYAFGALLIIGNAGLLLAPATLPWLWAVILGASGFAFPTAIALITARTRDPQVTARLSGFVQPLGYMFAAIGPFVVGLIYEATGTWTIVLILLMASGVVLTLAGLRVSRPAWVDDELGA; from the coding sequence GTGACCACACCGGCTGAGCACCCAGGGCCGGACCACTCGGGGCCGGACCACTCGGGGCACGCCCGGCCTATCGGCCCGGCGTTCGCGCTCGTCGCGGCGATCCTGATTGCGATCAACCTGCGCCCCGGTGCCTCCTCGGTGGGTCCGGTGCTGGAGGAACTCACCGCTGGGCTCGGCATGAGCACTGCCGTGGCCGGGTTCGTGACCGCGCTCCCTGGTCTGTGCTTCGGTGCGGTTGGCGCGATTGCCGTGCTCGTGGCCCGACGCATCGGCATGACGACGGGCATCGTCCTCGGTCTGGTCTCCGTGGTCCTGGGGCTGATCGTGCGGGCCACCGTCGACAACACCGCAGCTTTTCTGGCCCTGACCACGCTGGCCCTTGGGGGCGCGGCGATCGGCAACGTGCTGGTGCCCGCCTGGATCAAGCGACAGCCACGTGACGTCCGGCTCATGACGGCCTACAGCGTGGGGTTGACTGCTGGTGGAGCCCTGGCCTCCGCCCTGGTCGCCCCGATCAGTTCAGGCTCGAGCCTGGGCTGGCGCGCAGGCCTGGGGGTGTGGGGGCTGCTCGCCCTCGCCGCCGTCGTCCCATGGACCGTCATCGCACTGCGAGAGCGCAAGACGCCTGGGGGACGCGGCAGCCGGAGCCGCACGGACCACGCCGGGCGGATCTATCGCTCCCCCAGCGCGATCGCACTCGCCGTGATCCTCGGCGTCCAGTCGATGAACGCCTACATCCAGTTCGGTTGGCTCCCGCAGATCTATCGGGATGCCGGCCTGTCGGCCGGCTACGCCGGTCTGCTCATGTCGCTGCTCACGTCGCTGACCCTGATCGGTGCGCTGATCATGCCCACTGTGATCGCCCGCTCTCCCTCGCTGCACCCGTGGATGTATGCGTTCGGCGCGCTGCTGATCATCGGGAACGCCGGGTTGCTGCTGGCTCCGGCGACCCTGCCCTGGCTCTGGGCGGTGATCCTGGGCGCGTCCGGTTTTGCCTTCCCGACCGCGATCGCGCTGATCACCGCGCGGACCCGCGACCCGCAGGTCACTGCCCGGCTGTCGGGGTTCGTGCAACCCCTGGGTTACATGTTCGCAGCGATCGGTCCGTTCGTCGTCGGCCTGATCTACGAGGCGACCGGCACCTGGACCATCGTCCTGATCCTGCTCATGGCCAGCGGCGTCGTGCTCACCCTGGCCGGGCTGCGAGTCTCCCGACCCGCCTGGGTGGACGACGAGCTCGGCGCCTAG
- a CDS encoding helix-turn-helix domain-containing protein, whose protein sequence is MEREDLIRLRRVRDLIDREYAEPLDVPRLATEALMSVGHFQRSFKEAFGETPYSWLMTRRVERAMALLRFGDQSVTDVCMAVGFTSLGSFSARFSELVGESPSAYRARDHEGLVGIPGCFVKHATRPVRGRSGSEKREDSAGS, encoded by the coding sequence GTGGAGCGCGAGGACCTGATCCGGCTGCGCCGGGTCCGTGACCTGATCGATCGGGAGTATGCCGAGCCGCTCGACGTCCCGCGCCTCGCCACCGAGGCGCTCATGTCGGTGGGGCACTTCCAGCGCAGCTTCAAGGAGGCGTTCGGTGAGACGCCCTACTCCTGGCTGATGACGCGCCGCGTCGAGCGGGCGATGGCACTGCTCCGCTTCGGCGATCAGAGCGTCACCGATGTCTGCATGGCCGTCGGGTTCACCTCGCTCGGGTCGTTCAGCGCCCGGTTCTCTGAGTTGGTGGGGGAGAGCCCGAGTGCCTATCGGGCCCGCGACCACGAGGGCCTGGTCGGCATCCCGGGCTGCTTCGTCAAGCACGCGACCCGGCCGGTGCGAGGACGGTCAGGATCGGAGAAGCGCGAGGACTCTGCGGGGTCCTAA
- a CDS encoding Uma2 family endonuclease, translated as MTALPRVVGEWTVDDVDRLPDDGLQYELLDGALLVTPAPTMWHQRAVGRLYQLLLAACPRGFEVFFAPLDWRPDRLTSLQPDVLVVRNDDVRDGDIGAALVLAVEVLSPSTSRKDRTLKRSRYEEAGVSAYWIVDPAEPSFEALDLVDRHYVAAAQVSGTGSARLELPFPVEVVPADLVSPPD; from the coding sequence ATGACGGCGCTGCCACGAGTGGTCGGGGAGTGGACGGTCGACGACGTCGACCGGCTGCCGGACGACGGGCTGCAGTATGAACTGCTCGATGGGGCGCTCCTCGTGACCCCGGCTCCGACGATGTGGCACCAACGGGCAGTTGGTCGGCTTTATCAGCTTCTGCTCGCGGCCTGCCCCCGAGGATTCGAGGTCTTCTTTGCGCCGCTCGACTGGCGTCCGGACCGGCTCACCTCACTCCAGCCGGACGTGCTCGTGGTCCGCAACGACGACGTCCGCGACGGGGACATCGGCGCGGCGCTCGTGCTCGCCGTTGAGGTGCTCTCGCCCTCGACCAGCCGCAAGGACCGCACACTGAAACGGTCGCGCTACGAGGAGGCCGGGGTCAGTGCCTACTGGATCGTCGACCCCGCGGAGCCGTCGTTCGAGGCGCTGGACCTGGTGGACCGTCACTACGTTGCCGCTGCGCAGGTGAGCGGTACGGGCTCCGCACGGCTCGAGCTGCCGTTCCCCGTTGAGGTGGTCCCGGCCGACTTGGTCAGCCCGCCCGACTGA
- a CDS encoding VOC family protein, which produces MSDKNPTSPILNNCFVIVDDVDAALAFYRDAIGLDVRQDVSQGDYRWLTFTPPGQPEIEIVIQDYKAFGVPMSEDDKSSVADLMAKGVLSSLVFEVGDVDALFEKVLGSGAEVLQEPADQFYGVRDCAFRDPAGNMIRFKTPLASSEGDADAGA; this is translated from the coding sequence ATGAGCGACAAGAACCCCACCTCACCCATCCTCAACAACTGCTTCGTGATCGTCGACGACGTCGACGCCGCCCTGGCCTTCTATCGCGATGCCATCGGTCTGGACGTGCGCCAGGACGTCTCACAGGGCGACTACCGCTGGCTCACGTTCACGCCACCGGGGCAGCCGGAGATCGAGATCGTGATCCAGGATTACAAGGCTTTCGGCGTGCCGATGAGCGAGGACGACAAGAGCTCTGTGGCTGACCTGATGGCCAAGGGCGTGCTCTCCTCGCTGGTCTTCGAGGTCGGTGACGTGGATGCGCTGTTCGAGAAGGTGCTGGGCAGCGGAGCCGAGGTGCTGCAGGAGCCGGCGGACCAGTTCTATGGCGTGCGGGACTGCGCCTTCCGCGACCCGGCCGGCAACATGATCCGGTTCAAGACCCCGCTGGCCAGCAGCGAGGGTGACGCCGACGCCGGCGCTTGA
- a CDS encoding MarR family winged helix-turn-helix transcriptional regulator encodes MTDRRDLLGQLLTFTKELRRNEDQAAAAQGVSMWQYAVLSVAAARAGLNQAEAAAMLGYSRNRIIADIDTLQEKGLLTRERAADRRANTLLITPAGLRVMRTIRADIHRGEDEILAGLTQAERDELDRLAGRISTLMTERRQASAS; translated from the coding sequence ATGACGGACCGTCGCGACCTGCTGGGACAACTGCTCACGTTCACCAAGGAGTTGCGGCGCAACGAGGATCAGGCGGCGGCCGCGCAGGGTGTGAGCATGTGGCAATACGCCGTGCTGTCGGTGGCGGCAGCCCGTGCGGGTCTGAACCAGGCGGAGGCCGCAGCGATGCTGGGCTACAGCCGCAACCGGATCATCGCCGACATCGACACCCTGCAGGAGAAGGGGCTGCTGACGCGGGAGCGCGCCGCTGACCGGCGGGCCAACACCCTGCTGATCACCCCTGCGGGACTGAGGGTGATGCGGACGATCAGGGCAGACATCCACCGCGGCGAGGACGAGATCCTGGCCGGTCTCACGCAGGCTGAGCGTGACGAGCTCGACCGACTCGCGGGTCGGATCAGCACCCTGATGACGGAGCGTCGGCAGGCGTCAGCGAGCTGA
- a CDS encoding DUF1905 domain-containing protein → MAVRTVDGILVFRYDCRVEFTCTGPVIEWRGPAPFWFLDIPVEESEDIKEAARGLEYWGQVAVEVRIGQTDFSTALFPKDGRYLLPLRVAVRRAAGIEPGEVITARMNLTQRPV, encoded by the coding sequence ATGGCGGTGCGCACGGTGGACGGCATCCTGGTGTTCCGGTATGACTGTCGGGTGGAGTTCACCTGCACCGGTCCGGTCATCGAGTGGCGCGGTCCCGCACCGTTCTGGTTCCTCGACATCCCGGTTGAGGAGAGTGAGGACATCAAGGAGGCGGCACGCGGCCTGGAGTATTGGGGCCAGGTGGCCGTTGAGGTGCGGATCGGGCAGACCGACTTCAGCACAGCACTGTTCCCCAAGGACGGGCGCTATCTCCTCCCGTTGCGGGTGGCTGTCCGCCGTGCGGCCGGCATCGAGCCGGGCGAGGTGATCACGGCCCGAATGAACCTGACCCAGCGCCCCGTGTGA
- a CDS encoding SGNH/GDSL hydrolase family protein — protein MKPTRTMTSLAAVTALLFPLAALTAPASAAPPSFTYDAIGDSYAAGSGAPDGAAYAEVLDGRMRIALDDFAAVPGATAGPSGNSLEAQLGALDADTDLVTLTIGGNDIPWSQTVTVCLATADAICLATIAGVEAQIQTALPAVLDAAYAQVADAAPESHVVVTGYAHLFSPDAGAYEVPLTPELTLQMSVVEQQAANDAADLLNAVIAERAEAHGFDFVDITSRFAGHGANADDPWVHGVVPTSPGESFHPNARGYRAHAAALTADINPRDLRG, from the coding sequence ATGAAACCCACCCGGACAATGACGTCCCTGGCAGCCGTGACTGCCCTGCTGTTCCCGCTCGCAGCTCTCACCGCGCCAGCCTCGGCGGCACCGCCATCCTTCACCTACGACGCCATCGGTGACTCCTACGCCGCCGGCTCCGGAGCTCCTGATGGCGCCGCGTATGCCGAGGTGCTGGACGGCCGGATGCGCATCGCCCTCGATGACTTCGCCGCGGTCCCCGGCGCGACGGCCGGCCCGTCTGGCAACAGCCTGGAGGCTCAGCTCGGTGCTCTCGATGCCGACACCGACCTGGTGACGCTGACCATCGGCGGCAACGACATTCCGTGGAGCCAGACCGTGACGGTGTGCCTTGCGACCGCTGACGCGATCTGCCTGGCCACCATCGCCGGTGTCGAGGCGCAGATCCAGACCGCGCTGCCGGCCGTGCTGGACGCCGCCTACGCCCAGGTGGCCGACGCTGCCCCTGAGTCGCACGTCGTGGTCACTGGCTACGCCCACCTGTTCTCCCCCGACGCCGGGGCGTATGAGGTGCCCCTGACACCCGAGCTGACCCTGCAGATGTCGGTCGTTGAGCAACAAGCCGCCAACGATGCGGCTGACCTGCTCAATGCGGTCATCGCCGAGCGAGCTGAGGCCCACGGCTTCGACTTCGTGGACATCACGTCGCGTTTCGCCGGCCACGGTGCCAACGCCGACGACCCGTGGGTGCACGGCGTCGTCCCGACCAGTCCCGGGGAGTCCTTCCACCCCAACGCCAGGGGCTACCGTGCCCACGCCGCGGCGCTGACCGCCGACATCAACCCCAGGGACCTGCGCGGCTAG
- a CDS encoding sugar O-acetyltransferase translates to MTEHFRGDDRSNYERMVAGDLYIADDPRIETEGRRAIELAADYGTAYLEDVEAAQLVLTELVGELGEGVHIRPPLYVDYGRNLTIGEGTFINFGLTALDVASITIGKDCQIATHVQLLTAWHPVEPGPRRAGLEAASPITIGDNVWIGGGAIVLPGVSIGDNSVIGAGAVVTKDVPANVVAVGNPARVIKTFDAP, encoded by the coding sequence GTGACCGAACACTTCCGAGGCGATGACCGCAGCAACTACGAGCGCATGGTTGCCGGAGACCTCTACATCGCCGACGACCCGAGGATCGAGACCGAGGGACGCCGCGCCATCGAGTTGGCCGCCGACTACGGCACGGCCTATCTGGAGGACGTCGAGGCGGCTCAGCTGGTGCTCACGGAACTCGTCGGCGAACTCGGCGAGGGCGTCCACATTCGGCCACCGCTCTACGTTGACTACGGCCGCAACCTCACCATCGGCGAGGGCACCTTCATCAACTTCGGGCTGACGGCGCTCGATGTCGCGTCGATCACGATCGGCAAGGACTGCCAGATTGCCACCCACGTGCAACTGCTGACTGCCTGGCACCCGGTGGAGCCGGGCCCGCGCCGAGCCGGTCTCGAGGCAGCCTCCCCCATCACCATCGGCGACAACGTCTGGATCGGCGGCGGCGCGATCGTGCTCCCGGGCGTCAGCATCGGTGACAACTCGGTGATCGGCGCTGGTGCTGTCGTGACCAAGGACGTCCCGGCCAACGTGGTCGCGGTCGGCAACCCGGCGCGCGTGATCAAGACTTTCGATGCACCGTGA
- the corA gene encoding magnesium/cobalt transporter CorA: MESPSCWAWPGASSTRGDALIVDRAVYRAGVRHECGDLSDDLATVRAGGPHDFLWIGLKDPTDDEFAEVNDELGLHPLAVEDAVSGRQRVKIERYGSTIFAAIKTLAYVEASSDIETGEIMIFVGDHFVVTVRRGDVAPLSSVRRLLEASPEQLAAEGADGVLHAVLDVVVDTYLEIDLEVANDLDEIEESVFGSNDTAHSGSIYRLKREVLEFRRAAAPLTQPVAWLASEGSPITSAELRLRFRDVSDHLLRVADHVETYDRLLADIFNAHLAQISIQQNNDMRKISAWVAMAAVPTMVAGIYGMNFDVMPELHWTFSYPVVIAFMALVCVVLYRAFKKSGWL; the protein is encoded by the coding sequence CTGGAGTCGCCATCGTGCTGGGCCTGGCCCGGCGCGTCTTCCACAAGGGGTGACGCCCTGATCGTCGACCGGGCGGTCTATCGCGCGGGCGTCCGGCACGAGTGCGGCGACCTCAGCGACGATCTGGCCACCGTCCGGGCCGGCGGCCCCCACGACTTCCTGTGGATCGGGCTGAAAGACCCCACCGACGACGAGTTCGCAGAGGTCAACGACGAGTTGGGCCTGCACCCGCTGGCTGTCGAGGACGCGGTCTCCGGTCGGCAGCGCGTCAAGATCGAGCGCTATGGGTCGACGATCTTCGCCGCCATCAAGACGCTCGCCTATGTCGAGGCCAGCTCGGACATCGAGACCGGCGAGATCATGATCTTTGTCGGCGACCACTTCGTCGTCACCGTGCGACGCGGTGACGTCGCACCACTGTCCTCGGTGCGTCGCCTGCTCGAGGCGAGCCCGGAGCAGCTCGCGGCAGAGGGCGCAGACGGGGTGCTCCACGCGGTCCTGGATGTCGTCGTCGACACCTATCTGGAGATCGACCTGGAGGTCGCCAACGACCTGGACGAGATCGAGGAGTCGGTCTTTGGCAGCAACGACACGGCGCACTCCGGCTCGATCTATCGGCTCAAGCGTGAGGTGCTGGAGTTCCGCCGGGCCGCAGCACCGCTGACCCAACCGGTCGCCTGGCTGGCCAGTGAGGGGAGCCCCATCACGTCGGCCGAGCTGCGGTTGCGCTTCCGCGACGTCAGCGACCACCTGCTGCGCGTCGCCGACCACGTCGAGACCTATGACCGATTGCTCGCCGACATCTTCAACGCGCACCTGGCCCAGATCTCGATCCAGCAGAACAACGACATGCGCAAGATCTCGGCCTGGGTGGCGATGGCAGCGGTGCCCACCATGGTGGCTGGCATCTATGGCATGAACTTCGACGTCATGCCCGAGCTGCACTGGACCTTCAGCTATCCCGTGGTGATCGCGTTCATGGCGCTGGTCTGCGTGGTGCTCTATCGGGCGTTCAAGAAGTCTGGCTGGCTCTGA